ATACTGCGTCACCGGATACTACTGAACTTCCACGCGGAGTCGGAACGGGTTAAGCCGGATGACGTGATTCGCCGGTTGATCGAGACCGTGCCCGAACCTAAATCAGGGCTATAGGGGTAGCATCCATGCAGACCATCGTCGTCGCGTTCGTCCTTAGTTTGCTCTTTTTTCAATCGTCAGGGCAGGGTAAGAAGACCGATCGCGAGTTTGACGAAATGAACGGCCCGGTTCGATTTGTGCGCGTCGATACGGAAGACGTACGGGATCAATCCGGGAATCCTAAGAACAACGCGCGCGCCCTTGAGAGGATCGCCTCATATGATCCCAGCGGAAGAATGACAGAAGAGATTGTCGGTGTTGGAAGCAATTGCGCCGCATCGCGCCACGTGTTCAGCTACGACGCCGCCGGCAACCGAACGGAAACCGTCTATTGGGGCAAGGACGTAGTCCCGGGAAATAAGACGAGCCCGCCTCAGCCTCACGGTTCACCGGTAGAGCGCAAACAAGTCTTCAAGCTGAACAAGTCCGGTGAGCGTTCCGAAGTCGACGAGTATGACAGTGCGGGAAGACCCTTGGGCAAGACTCGATACAAGTACGATGACAAAGGTCGCGTCAAGGAGATCATCGAAGAAAACAACTCCACCTCCTATCGTTGCGAATTCAAGTACAACGACTCAGGACTGCCAAGCGAAAGGGTATGCGAGTACCCGGATTTCAGAGGCCGCGACAAAACTCAATACGCTTACGAGTTGGCTGCGACAGGCAGTTGGATAAAAAGGACTGCCAAAGTATCAAGCGTAGCGCCTAACGGCTCTGTGCATGAAAGCACTCGAATATTCTATCGAGAGTTTCAGTACTACTCGTCGGCGGAAGATCAAGCGCAGCCGCAAGCGGTTGCCGAAAGGTTTGACGCTACGAAACTCGCCCCTTGCCCGCCGATGATAATTCGCAAGTCTGGCGGCGTCTTTCAAGGCAGCGCGACGAGGCGCGTTGAACCGCGATATCCGCCCGACGCGATTGCGGCGCGGATTAGCGGATCCGTGGTGGTCGAAGTGACCGCTGATGAAGAAGGCAGAGTGATTTCTGCGCGGGCCATCTCGGGTCCAGTCGAATTGCGCGGAGTGGCTGTCGAGGCGGCGAAGGGGTGGGCGTTTCGCCCAACTTCGCTTTCAGGAACGCCGGTCAAGGTCATCGGCACAATCACATTCAACTTCAATCTCTGACTCATTCGGCGGCCCGACTGGAGATGCAAAACCTCACGCAACAACCCGGCACGCGATTCCTGGCCCCCGAGATTCTCGCACGCATAAGTTCTCTCGAACTCATCGCGCGCTCGGTCGTCGAAGGTTTTATCTCGGGACTGCATCGTTCGCCTTATCTCGGCTTCTCGACCGACTTCGCAGAGCATCGGCAGTACATGCAGGGAGACGATTTGCGCC
This region of Acidobacteriota bacterium genomic DNA includes:
- a CDS encoding TonB family protein, with the protein product MQTIVVAFVLSLLFFQSSGQGKKTDREFDEMNGPVRFVRVDTEDVRDQSGNPKNNARALERIASYDPSGRMTEEIVGVGSNCAASRHVFSYDAAGNRTETVYWGKDVVPGNKTSPPQPHGSPVERKQVFKLNKSGERSEVDEYDSAGRPLGKTRYKYDDKGRVKEIIEENNSTSYRCEFKYNDSGLPSERVCEYPDFRGRDKTQYAYELAATGSWIKRTAKVSSVAPNGSVHESTRIFYREFQYYSSAEDQAQPQAVAERFDATKLAPCPPMIIRKSGGVFQGSATRRVEPRYPPDAIAARISGSVVVEVTADEEGRVISARAISGPVELRGVAVEAAKGWAFRPTSLSGTPVKVIGTITFNFNL